A window of the Mesorhizobium opportunistum WSM2075 genome harbors these coding sequences:
- a CDS encoding LacI family DNA-binding transcriptional regulator, giving the protein MTQGQPIRIGATAKRPTIADLAREAGVSVATVDRVLNDRLPVRERTARLVHEAAHAIGYHAAGLIKQRLQRDLPQYRLGFILRKPAQHFYQDFAREVKAAVTSAETFYGIPVIEFAPSHSPGELAASLKNLGRRCHAIGMVAPDHPKITAAVEELKAKGIPVFSLLSDFAAGVREGYVGLNNHRVGRTAAWMFSKAAKRPGKVAVFVGSHRFQSHELRESGFRSYFRENEPAFEVLDTLLNFEKRQITYEALLHLMQREPELVGFYVAGGGMEGAISALRDECNGQDLVVIVNEITPESRAALADDIVTMALATPLRRLCHELMLLMDRALKNGTAETSGQTFLPFDIYVPENI; this is encoded by the coding sequence ATGACACAGGGACAGCCGATCAGAATTGGCGCGACGGCCAAGCGCCCCACAATTGCCGATCTCGCCCGCGAAGCCGGAGTGAGCGTAGCAACGGTCGATCGCGTCCTGAACGATCGTCTTCCGGTGCGGGAGCGGACCGCGCGGCTGGTCCATGAAGCCGCCCACGCGATCGGCTATCATGCGGCGGGTCTCATCAAACAGCGCTTGCAACGGGACCTGCCGCAGTACCGGCTAGGCTTCATCCTGAGAAAGCCGGCCCAGCATTTCTACCAAGATTTCGCGCGCGAGGTCAAAGCAGCGGTTACTTCGGCCGAGACCTTCTATGGCATTCCGGTTATCGAATTCGCGCCTTCGCATTCGCCCGGGGAGCTGGCGGCTAGCCTCAAGAATCTTGGTAGGCGCTGTCACGCGATCGGCATGGTGGCGCCAGACCACCCTAAGATCACGGCGGCAGTCGAGGAGCTCAAGGCAAAAGGCATCCCGGTTTTCTCGCTGCTTTCTGACTTCGCCGCTGGCGTGCGCGAGGGCTACGTAGGTCTCAACAACCACCGGGTCGGGCGCACGGCAGCTTGGATGTTCTCCAAAGCCGCTAAACGGCCTGGCAAAGTGGCGGTGTTTGTCGGCAGCCACCGTTTCCAGAGTCATGAGCTGCGGGAAAGCGGCTTCCGTTCCTATTTCCGAGAGAACGAGCCAGCATTCGAGGTGCTCGATACGCTCTTGAACTTTGAGAAACGACAGATCACTTACGAGGCGCTACTGCATCTTATGCAGCGGGAACCTGAGCTCGTCGGGTTCTACGTGGCCGGCGGTGGCATGGAGGGTGCCATCTCCGCGCTCCGGGACGAGTGCAACGGTCAGGATCTCGTCGTGATCGTGAATGAAATCACGCCGGAGTCACGGGCGGCTCTCGCGGATGACATCGTCACGATGGCGCTCGCCACACCACTGCGCCGACTTTGCCATGAGCTGATGCTGCTGATGGACCGCGCCCTCAAGAACGGCACGGCGGAGACATCGGGCCAGACATTTCTGCCGTTCGATATCTATGTGCCGGAGAATATCTGA